One Candidatus Campbellbacteria bacterium genomic region harbors:
- a CDS encoding DUF378 domain-containing protein — translation MKGKCGIAMVTWILVIVGAVNWGLVGLGGFFGSNWNLVNLIFGNWSWLEGVVYILVGVAGVMSIFSCKCSKCNSCEVKQAPTQQM, via the coding sequence ATGAAAGGAAAATGTGGTATTGCAATGGTAACGTGGATTTTGGTCATTGTTGGTGCAGTTAACTGGGGTCTCGTTGGTCTTGGTGGTTTCTTTGGAAGCAATTGGAACCTCGTAAACCTTATCTTTGGTAATTGGTCATGGCTCGAGGGTGTTGTCTACATTCTCGTCGGTGTTGCAGGTGTGATGTCAATCTTCAGCTGCAAGTGTAGCAAGTGCAACTCATGCGAAGTGAAGCAAGCACCAACACAGCAGATGTAG
- the xth gene encoding exodeoxyribonuclease III has translation MQIISWNVNGLRALFNQGYWDWFEQEKPDIFCLQETKAEESQLAPEVQKPLGYFAYFNSSKERKGYSGVALYTKIEPKNVSFDVLPERFNTQGRLIEAVFDDFVLLNVYFPNGGGSPEKLQYKLDFYDAFLEHIQKLRKDGKKVIFCGDVNVAHEEIDIARPKENEGHVGFLPEERAWMDEVLSAGFVDTFRHFYPDRKNAYSYWDTVTRARDRNVGWRLDYFIVSQDILPKIKRSEILTDVFGSDHCPVGIELGM, from the coding sequence ATGCAAATCATTTCATGGAACGTAAATGGACTCCGTGCCCTCTTCAATCAGGGTTACTGGGATTGGTTTGAACAAGAAAAACCGGATATTTTTTGTCTTCAAGAAACAAAGGCGGAAGAAAGCCAACTTGCTCCTGAGGTTCAAAAACCACTCGGATACTTCGCCTACTTCAACTCATCAAAAGAACGAAAGGGATATAGTGGTGTTGCTCTGTACACAAAAATAGAGCCCAAAAACGTGTCCTTCGACGTGCTTCCAGAAAGATTCAACACCCAAGGGCGTCTCATTGAGGCCGTTTTTGATGATTTCGTACTTTTGAACGTCTATTTTCCGAATGGTGGCGGTTCTCCCGAGAAGCTCCAGTACAAGCTTGATTTTTATGATGCTTTTCTAGAACACATTCAAAAACTCAGAAAAGATGGCAAAAAGGTGATTTTTTGTGGGGACGTCAATGTTGCCCATGAAGAAATTGATATCGCTCGACCAAAAGAGAACGAGGGACATGTTGGATTTTTGCCTGAGGAGCGTGCGTGGATGGATGAAGTACTTTCTGCGGGGTTTGTTGATACATTTAGACACTTCTATCCTGACAGGAAAAACGCATATTCATACTGGGATACGGTTACTCGCGCTCGCGATAGAAATGTTGGATGGCGACTTGATTATTTCATTGTTTCACAAGATATACTCCCTAAAATCAAGCGATCGGAGATACTGACTGATGTATTTGGTTCGGATCATTGCCCTGTGGGGATAGAGTTGGGAATGTAG
- a CDS encoding HD domain-containing protein, producing MKDLPKEARGIVALLQHSGYEAYLVGGCVRDMYLDRTPKDWDVTTNATPEQIQALFPHTFYENEYGTVGVVNDETEDATLKAIEVTPYRKESGYSDKRHPDEVSFGTSLEEDLARRDFTINAFAFDTTTNTLVDLYDGKKDLEDTLIRAIGDAEKRFNEDALRMLRAVRFATELSFEIEKKTSDAILKHADDLAHISAERIRDEFTKMLLSDSPFRGIQLLHEHKLLSYVVPELEKGIGVGQNQAHSYTVFEHIGRTLQAAADKKFSLELRLAALFHDIAKPHTKAMDTKKNDWSFHGHEVVGSRLARKRMQELRFPTEVVDKVVKLVRWHMFFSDTEQITHSAVRRLIRNVGPENVEDILNMRVCDRIGTGRPKEQPYRLRKYKAMIDEVMRDPVSVGMLQIDGKQLMELLGERPGPRIGWILHALLEDVLDDPTQNTKEYLETRAHALAKLPDTELRVLGEKGRDAQEEAEEKEVKKIRSKHHVE from the coding sequence ATGAAAGATCTACCAAAAGAAGCGCGTGGAATTGTGGCTCTTCTCCAACATAGTGGGTATGAAGCATATCTTGTTGGTGGTTGTGTTCGAGATATGTATCTTGATCGAACACCAAAAGATTGGGATGTGACCACAAACGCAACACCTGAACAAATCCAGGCGCTTTTTCCGCACACCTTCTACGAAAACGAATATGGAACCGTTGGTGTAGTCAACGATGAAACAGAAGATGCAACACTCAAAGCAATTGAGGTCACACCGTATCGAAAGGAGAGTGGGTATAGCGACAAACGACACCCTGACGAGGTTTCTTTTGGTACATCACTTGAAGAAGACTTGGCACGACGTGATTTTACTATTAATGCGTTTGCATTTGATACAACAACCAACACACTCGTTGATTTGTACGATGGAAAAAAAGATTTAGAAGATACACTGATCCGTGCGATTGGTGACGCAGAAAAACGATTTAACGAAGATGCACTTCGCATGTTGCGTGCTGTTCGTTTTGCAACAGAACTTAGTTTTGAAATTGAAAAAAAGACATCAGATGCAATTCTCAAACATGCAGATGATCTTGCACACATCTCAGCTGAACGAATTCGTGATGAATTTACTAAAATGCTTTTGTCAGACAGTCCATTTCGAGGAATACAGCTTCTCCATGAACACAAATTGCTTTCATATGTTGTTCCAGAATTAGAAAAGGGAATTGGGGTAGGCCAGAATCAGGCCCATTCGTACACGGTTTTTGAGCACATTGGACGTACTCTGCAAGCGGCTGCTGATAAAAAGTTCTCACTTGAGCTTCGTCTCGCGGCACTCTTCCACGACATTGCAAAACCACACACAAAGGCAATGGATACAAAGAAAAACGATTGGTCATTCCATGGACACGAAGTTGTTGGCTCACGACTTGCACGCAAACGCATGCAAGAATTGCGATTTCCAACAGAGGTTGTTGATAAAGTAGTGAAACTTGTTCGGTGGCACATGTTTTTCTCAGACACAGAACAAATTACGCACTCCGCAGTGCGTCGTCTCATTCGAAATGTTGGACCAGAGAACGTTGAAGATATTTTAAACATGCGTGTGTGCGACCGAATCGGGACAGGACGACCAAAAGAACAACCGTATCGTTTGCGTAAGTATAAAGCGATGATTGATGAGGTGATGCGTGATCCTGTTTCGGTAGGAATGCTACAGATTGATGGAAAACAACTCATGGAGCTCCTTGGAGAGCGCCCTGGACCACGTATAGGATGGATTCTCCACGCACTTCTTGAAGATGTACTTGATGACCCAACACAAAATACAAAAGAGTATTTGGAAACTCGTGCACACGCGCTTGCAAAACTACCTGATACAGAACTCCGCGTGCTTGGTGAAAAGGGGAGAGATGCGCAAGAAGAAGCCGAGGAAAAAGAAGTCAAAAAAATTCGCTCAAAACACCACGTTGAATAG
- a CDS encoding YraN family protein, producing MKNDPKHIQIGKIGEELACLFLVKRGFKIVERHYLKKCGEIDIIANKDKVLRFVEVKCVSRETGNSVVSRETQKRPEENVTREKLERLSRTIQTYLAEKRISRETRYQVDVVAIRLNLKDKTARTLFIENVL from the coding sequence ATGAAAAATGACCCAAAACACATACAAATAGGGAAAATTGGAGAAGAATTGGCTTGTCTGTTTCTTGTGAAACGAGGATTTAAGATCGTGGAAAGACACTATTTAAAGAAATGTGGAGAGATAGATATTATTGCAAACAAAGACAAAGTTTTAAGATTTGTTGAAGTTAAGTGCGTTTCACGCGAAACAGGGAATAGTGTAGTTTCACGTGAAACACAGAAAAGGCCAGAGGAAAACGTTACACGTGAAAAGCTTGAGCGACTTTCTCGAACAATTCAAACATATTTAGCAGAGAAACGTATTTCACGTGAAACACGGTATCAGGTAGATGTGGTTGCTATTCGCCTCAATCTAAAGGACAAAACAGCGCGCACACTATTTATTGAGAATGTCCTTTAA
- a CDS encoding TfoX/Sxy family protein produces MKDESFKDFVLDQLVDIPDVTERKMFGAFGLYSEGNFFAIIDDGVLYLKTDAESKQKFIDAGMDCFRPSKDQVLKNYYEVPADVLEDKEILARWASESITPFQK; encoded by the coding sequence ATGAAAGACGAATCATTTAAAGACTTTGTATTGGATCAACTTGTTGATATCCCTGATGTAACAGAACGGAAGATGTTTGGGGCATTTGGGTTATATTCTGAAGGAAACTTTTTTGCGATTATTGATGACGGTGTTTTGTATTTAAAAACGGACGCTGAAAGCAAGCAGAAATTTATTGACGCAGGTATGGATTGTTTTCGCCCGAGTAAAGACCAGGTGTTAAAAAATTATTACGAAGTTCCAGCAGACGTACTTGAAGACAAAGAAATACTCGCGCGGTGGGCATCTGAATCTATCACTCCTTTTCAAAAGTAA
- a CDS encoding HU family DNA-binding protein, with the protein MNKAALVERIAERHGVTKADAERIMDTVIDSITSTLKSGGEVAIAGLGAFKVRARAARTARNPRTGAMVQVPATKVPKFTAAKALKEAVKGK; encoded by the coding sequence ATGAATAAAGCAGCACTTGTTGAGCGCATTGCAGAACGCCACGGAGTTACCAAGGCAGACGCAGAGCGCATCATGGACACAGTCATTGATTCAATTACATCAACGCTCAAAAGCGGAGGTGAAGTTGCAATCGCAGGATTGGGTGCATTCAAAGTTCGCGCACGCGCAGCACGAACAGCACGCAACCCACGCACAGGAGCGATGGTACAAGTTCCAGCAACAAAAGTACCAAAGTTCACAGCAGCAAAGGCGCTCAAAGAAGCAGTGAAGGGAAAATAA
- the rny gene encoding ribonuclease Y, producing MDLKLVAFLLAAAGLVGIALGYFLRYLVSLGQRGSVELEIKRKLLEAQEEANKVLESAEKKSHETLTNTRAEARELEEKLKKTEDRLIKKEEFLDKRQTDIDQTGEELKQKIEEVKGLRADAEQLTEKRQHELQSLSHLTEEEAKDLFIKEVEKKYEEDLMVRMHKLEIVGKEQLEKKAQDILVTSIHRLGSNVSSDVMSSSVELPSDDMKGKIIGKEGRNIKAFERASGVEVVVDDTPGMIILSSFDPVRRAVAKLALERLIKDGRIQPSRIEEEVEKARLEVNNIIKEKGEQAAYDAGVFTLDPRVISILGRLHFRTSYGQNVLQHSVEMAHLAGMLAEELGADVAVAKAGALVHDIGKAVDHEIQGTHVEIGRRILQKFGADEAIIKAMQAHHEEYPYETIESIIVQVADSVSGSRPGARRDTVENYLKRLSDLENIATSFDGVEKAYAIQAGREIRIFINPEKITDIEAKTMARAIADRIEKELKFPGEIKVNVIRENRVIEYAR from the coding sequence ATGGATTTAAAACTTGTCGCCTTCCTTCTCGCCGCTGCGGGTTTGGTCGGCATCGCTCTCGGATATTTCCTACGCTACCTTGTTTCTCTTGGTCAGCGCGGATCCGTTGAGCTTGAAATAAAACGTAAGTTACTCGAAGCACAAGAAGAAGCAAACAAAGTCCTCGAGAGCGCCGAAAAAAAATCACACGAAACACTCACTAATACCCGCGCTGAAGCACGCGAACTTGAGGAAAAATTAAAAAAGACTGAAGACCGTCTTATCAAAAAGGAAGAATTTCTTGATAAGCGCCAAACAGACATTGATCAGACAGGTGAAGAACTCAAACAAAAAATTGAGGAAGTGAAAGGATTGCGCGCGGATGCAGAACAGTTGACCGAAAAACGTCAACACGAATTGCAATCACTCTCACACCTCACTGAAGAAGAAGCAAAAGATCTCTTCATTAAAGAAGTTGAGAAAAAATACGAAGAAGATCTCATGGTGCGCATGCACAAACTTGAGATTGTTGGTAAAGAACAACTTGAGAAAAAAGCGCAGGATATTTTGGTTACCTCTATTCACCGACTTGGAAGCAATGTGTCATCCGACGTGATGTCATCATCCGTTGAATTGCCAAGCGACGACATGAAGGGAAAGATTATCGGAAAAGAAGGGCGCAACATCAAGGCATTTGAACGTGCGTCTGGTGTTGAGGTTGTTGTTGATGACACACCGGGAATGATTATTCTCTCATCATTTGATCCCGTTCGACGTGCAGTTGCCAAATTAGCATTGGAGCGCCTCATCAAAGACGGGCGCATCCAACCATCGCGCATCGAAGAAGAAGTTGAGAAAGCGCGACTTGAAGTGAACAACATCATTAAAGAAAAAGGAGAACAAGCCGCATACGATGCCGGTGTCTTCACACTTGACCCGCGCGTTATTTCCATTCTCGGACGTCTTCACTTCCGAACAAGTTACGGGCAAAACGTGTTGCAACATTCGGTTGAAATGGCACATCTTGCAGGTATGCTTGCAGAAGAATTGGGTGCAGATGTTGCCGTGGCAAAAGCAGGAGCACTCGTGCACGACATCGGGAAAGCGGTTGACCACGAAATTCAAGGAACACACGTTGAAATTGGACGACGTATTTTGCAAAAGTTTGGTGCCGATGAAGCAATCATCAAAGCGATGCAAGCACACCACGAGGAATATCCGTACGAAACAATTGAATCAATCATTGTGCAGGTCGCCGACTCAGTTTCTGGAAGTCGTCCTGGCGCACGACGTGATACGGTTGAAAATTACCTCAAGCGTTTGAGTGATTTGGAAAATATTGCCACATCATTCGACGGTGTTGAGAAAGCATACGCAATTCAAGCAGGACGCGAGATTCGTATCTTCATCAATCCTGAAAAGATTACTGATATCGAAGCAAAAACGATGGCACGTGCCATTGCTGATCGTATTGAAAAAGAATTGAAGTTCCCTGGTGAAATAAAGGTCAATGTGATTAGAGAAAATCGTGTTATTGAATACGCCCGGTAG
- a CDS encoding ATP-dependent Clp protease proteolytic subunit has product MLIPTVIEKSQFGERAYDIYSRLLKDRIIFLGGPIDDHAANIIIAQLLHLESQETDKDVWFYINSPGGSVTATMAIIDTMNHVKPDVATVCVGMAASGAAWILSSGTKGKRHALPNAEVMIHQPLGGVEGQATDIAITAEHILKMKDKLASLMAANTGQSKEKVTKDIERDFFMSAEEAKKYGVIDSILTKKTTKK; this is encoded by the coding sequence ATGTTAATCCCAACAGTTATTGAAAAGTCCCAATTTGGTGAGCGTGCGTATGACATCTATTCTCGCCTACTCAAAGACCGCATCATCTTTTTAGGTGGACCAATTGACGACCACGCGGCAAATATTATCATTGCCCAACTCCTTCATCTTGAATCACAAGAAACAGACAAGGATGTGTGGTTTTACATCAACTCTCCTGGGGGTTCTGTCACCGCAACCATGGCAATTATTGATACGATGAACCATGTGAAGCCCGACGTGGCAACGGTGTGTGTCGGCATGGCGGCATCTGGTGCTGCATGGATTCTTTCATCAGGTACAAAAGGAAAACGACACGCACTTCCAAACGCCGAAGTGATGATTCACCAACCACTTGGTGGTGTTGAAGGTCAGGCAACCGACATTGCGATTACTGCAGAGCACATCTTGAAGATGAAAGACAAACTCGCATCGCTCATGGCAGCAAACACGGGCCAATCAAAAGAAAAAGTAACGAAAGATATTGAGCGCGACTTCTTTATGTCAGCTGAAGAAGCAAAGAAGTATGGTGTGATTGATTCTATTTTGACAAAGAAGACGACGAAAAAATAA